A stretch of Chionomys nivalis chromosome 26, mChiNiv1.1, whole genome shotgun sequence DNA encodes these proteins:
- the LOC130866788 gene encoding LOW QUALITY PROTEIN: zinc finger protein 120-like (The sequence of the model RefSeq protein was modified relative to this genomic sequence to represent the inferred CDS: substituted 1 base at 1 genomic stop codon), whose product QCGKAFAQHSTLQLHKRTHTGEKPYECNQCGKAFAYRSALQIHERTHTGEKPYECSQCGKAFAYRSALQIHERTHTGEKPYSCKKPCACSQCGKTFAQPSALQIHKRTHTGEKPYECNHCGKAFAENSTLRQHERTHTGEKPYACSQCGKAFAQHHNLQRHKRSHTGXKPY is encoded by the exons cagtgtggtaaggcctttgctcaacacagtACACTTCAactgcataaaagaacacatactggagagaaaccctatgaatgtaatcagtgtggtaaggcattTGCTTACCGCAGTGCTCTTCAAattcatgaaagaacacatactggagagaaaccctatgaatgtagtcagtgtggtaaggcctttgcttacCGCAGTGCTCTTCAAattcatgaaagaacacatactggagagaaaccctattcATGCA agaaaccctgtgcatgtagtcagtgtggtaagacctttgctcaacccagtgctcttcaaatacataaaagaacacatactggagagaaaccctatgaatgtaatcactgtggtaaggcctttgctgaaaacagtactcttcgacagcatgaaagaacacatactggagagaaaccctacgcatgtagtcagtgtggtaaggcctttgctcaacaccataatcttcaaaggcataaaagatcacatactggatagaaaccctat